In the Populus trichocarpa isolate Nisqually-1 chromosome 1, P.trichocarpa_v4.1, whole genome shotgun sequence genome, one interval contains:
- the LOC18095468 gene encoding polyphenol oxidase, chloroplastic, giving the protein MAYNLSPLTTSPSAISTSSLCPSILKKHAPFVARNQSHPNFHTVSCKARNDDHQNPSTRRDVLIGLGGLYGATNLSDPFAYAKPIQPPDIADCSVINEPDPENPTNCCPPLTRKIIDFKLPSQNEPLRIRRPAHLVDDNYIAKYNRAIALMKQLPEDDPRNFTQQANVHCAYCDGGYHQVGMPDLNYQVHFSWLFFPWHRYYLYFYERILGKLINDPTFALPFWNWDSPQGMQIPAFFADPKSAVYDPLRDKSHQPPKIIDLDFPGVDFPLPDPVQVASNLNVMYRQVVTAKYPTLFMGRPYRAGDEPEPGAGSLEDVPHTTVHIWTGDADQPNRENMGVFYAAARDPIFFAHHGNIDRLWEVWKKLPGGKRENFTDPDWLDAAFLFYDENANLVRVKIRDCLDTTKLRYGFQDVASPWINARPKRKPNKPKPTVPVDTADPTKPIGLLNKTVSVVVQRPNKKRSKKDKDEAEEVLVIEGIEYRIDLYIKFNVLINDVPDTPGKADDAEFAGTFVNVPHNRNKTVKTSLRLGISELLEDLEAEDDESVVVTLVPVTNIGEATIGTLRIELLKD; this is encoded by the coding sequence ATGGCCTATAACCTTTCTCCTCTCACCACCTCCCCGTCTGCTATTTCCACCTCCTCTCTGTGCCCCTCAATCCTGAAAAAACACGCTCCATTTGTAGCTAGAAATCAAAGCCATCCCAATTTTCATACAGTTTCATGCAAAGCCAGAAATGATGATCACCAGAACCCTTCCACGAGAAGGGATGTCCTCATTGGTCTAGGAGGTCTCTATGGGGCAACTAATCTCAGCGATCCATTTGCTTATGCTAAGCCAATCCAACCTCCGGACATAGCTGACTGTAGCGTAATAAACGAGCCTGATCCTGAAAATCCCACAAACTGTTGCCCTCCATTAACCAGGAAGATCATCGACTTCAAGCTCCCTTCTCAAAATGAGCCATTGCGAATTAGACGCCCTGCTCATCTAGTTGATGATAACTACATTGCCAAATATAATAGAGCCATTGCTCTAATGAAACAACTCCCTGAAGATGACCCACGTAACTTCACACAGCAAGCCAATGTCCACTGTGCTTATTGTGATGGTGGTTATCACCAAGTAGGGATGCCAGACTTGAATTATCAAGTTCACTTTAGTTGGCTGTTCTTTCCCTGGCATAGATACTATCTCTACTTCTACGAGAGAATCTTGGGCAAACTGATTAATGATCCCACTTTTGCTTTACCATTCTGGAATTGGGATTCCCCTCAGGGCATGCAAATACCAGCCTTCTTTGCCGACCCTAAATCGGCAGTCTATGACCCGCTCCGTGACAAGAGTCACCAgccaccaaaaattattgatCTTGACTTCCCCGGTGTAGACTTTCCTTTGCCAGACCCAGTTCAAGTGGCTAGCAATCTTAATGTAATGTATAGGCAAGTGGTGACTGCCAAGTATCCTACGCTCTTTATGGGTCGACCATACCGTGCCGGAGATGAACCAGAACCTGGAGCTGGTTCACTCGAGGATGTCCCACACACTACAGTTCACATCTGGACCGGTGACGCAGACCAACCGAATCGTGAAAACATGGGTGTTTTCTATGCAGCCGCGAGAGATCCCATCTTTTTTGCTCATCATGGGAACATTGACCGATTGTGGGAAGTATGGAAGAAATTACCAGGtggaaaaagagagaatttcACCGACCCTGATTGGCTCGACGCAGCATTTCTTTTCTACGATGAGAACGCTAATCTAGTCCGAGTTAAAATTAGGGATTGTCTTGACACAACAAAGTTGAGATATGGGTTTCAAGATGTTGCTAGTCCCTGGATCAATGCTAGACCAAAACGAAAGCCAAACAAACCAAAGCCGACAGTGCCAGTAGATACGGCAGACCCAACAAAACCAATCGGTCTGTTAAACAAAACTGTAAGTGTTGTGGTTCAGAGACCtaataaaaagagaagtaaGAAAGACAAAGACGAAGCAGAAGAAGTTTTAGTGATTGAAGGGATTGAGTATCGAATAGATCTATATATAAAGTTTAACGTGCTCATAAATGACGTGCCTGACACACCTGGTAAAGCAGACGACGCAGAGTTTGCCGGAACCTTTGTCAATGTGCCTCATAATCGTAACAAGACAGTAAAGACAAGTTTGAGGTTGGGAATTTCTGAGCTATTGGAGGATTTGGAAGCTGAAGATGATGAAAGTGTGGTGGTGACTTTGGTGCCGGTAACAAATATAGGTGAGGCTACCATTGGCACTCTCAGGATTGAGCTTCTCAAGGATTGA